Genomic window (Sediminispirochaeta smaragdinae DSM 11293):
GAACAGCGGTCAAGAAGCCGTTTCTGCCGAAGCGAATCAACCACAGGCTCTCCGGAAGTCAGGGGAGCCTTGGCGCTCAGGCATTTCGCCATCTTCTTCTGCAAGCGGTCAAGGCCCTGTCCCGTTACGGCACTGACAGCGACTACTCCATCGTCCCAGACCTGGCAGCCAAGATCGCTTCTCGTCATCACAAAGATGTAGCGGCCCTGTCCCTCAGCACTTGTCTGATCAGCAAGCAGGGAGAACTCATCCGGAGAAGGGCCTGTCGTTCCGTCAATCAGATAAAGGACAAGATCGGCGGCATCCACAACCTTTCCGCTTCTTCTTATTCCCTCGACCTCAACAGGATGACCGGCATCGCGCAGACCGGCGGTATCGTAAAGGCAGACAGGAATCCCCGCTATAGTGGTCCATGCCTCGATATAGTCCCTGGTCGTACCGTGGATGTCAGATACGATGGAGCGGTCCTCCTTGAGAAAAAGATTGAAGAGCGAGCTTTTGCCGGCATTCGTTCTACCGGCAATGGCAACCTTTGCCCCTTCCCGGTAGAGACGCCCCTCCTGAAAGGTAGCGGACAAAGCCTCAACAGAGTGAAGTACCTCTGATAGAGGGGCAAAATCGGGTTCAGGAGCATCAAGGAGCTCCTCTTCAGGGTAATCGAGGAGAACCTCCACCGATGCAAGCACTTCGACAATCCTCTTTTTCAGGGCATCGATCGATCGAAAAAGCGAGCCGGATAAGCGGTCCATGGCCATGGCATGGGCTGCGGAAGACTTCGCATCGATAATCTCCGCCACCGCCTCGGCCTCGGTCAAATCAATCTTTCCATTCAAAAAGGCCCGAAGGGTAAACTCCCCGGGAGCCGCCTCACTGAATCCAACCTCGTAGAGGCGGGAAAGAAGGCGCTGTATTCCCGAGGGTGAACCATGGGTATAGATTTCAACGCTCTCCTCTCCTGTATACCCCCTCGGAGCATGGAATACCCCAAGGACCACCTGTTCTATGGGAAGGCCCGAAGCATCAAGCATGTGGCCATAAGTAAGAGAGTGGCTTTTCGCCCCGGAAAGAGCCGCCGGACGGGAAAAGGTTCGGGCAAGGAGATCGAGGCACCCCTCCCCTGAGGTCCGCACAACAGCAATGGCGCTTCGTCCCCAGGGGGTGGCAAGAGCGGCAATGGGACGATCGGTATCATAGGAAAGGTCTTTCATCTTCGATGAGTATATCCCGGAGGAATGCGATTCGCCAAGAGATAGGAAGAGATAGACTGATCTTGTTGACTCCATTATATACGTATATATATAATGGTTCATCTACCCAATACAGCGATGTACATGAAAGGAAAAGGAGACAGGCAATGGATGGATGTAACGAAATTCCTTTCTTAATGAGGCTTGCCCCACCGACGGAAATCAAAGGTTTCGGCTGTCTGCTGGAAGGATATCAAAACTATCAGGCACTCATAGCAGCTCTCGATACCGGTATCTGCGACTACCTCGGCGAAAAGGGCCAAAGCGATAAAGAAGAGCTTGCAAAGGAGACCGGTATCAACGGGATGTTTATCAGGCCTTTTCTCGCTACTCTCGTTGATATAGGAGTTCTTACCGTCGAAGACGGGGTATACGCCAATACCAAGGCCGCAACGGAGTTTCTCGTGAGCAGCAGTGCCTTTTTTCAAGGCGATCAACTGCGAACGGTGGGCAAGGGGCAATGGAACAAGCTCTCCGAAGCAATCAGGCGTAAAGAACCGAAGCTGAACGGTTTCTCCTCCGGTCCAAGTGGTGCTTTTATCAACGCGCTTGCGCAACGCAGTCTTCAGGGAGAACTCCAGACTATTGTTCGGACAATTACACAATGGGACGGCTTTCATAATGCAAAGAGGGTCCTGGACCTTGGGGGCGGTCATGGATTGTATACCATAGCACTTTGCCAGGAAAACCCGTATTTGCATGGCCTTGTTTTCGACAAACCGCATATAATTGAAACGACACAACGATACATCAGTCAATACAAAATGGATAATCGCATAACGGCAAAAGGTGGCGACATCTGTATCGATACCTTTGGTTCCGGCTATGATATTGTTCTCATCTCTCATCTCCTCTATAAATTTCGCAAAAATCTCGAGCCGATTTTTAATAAGGTGTATGACGCACTCAAGCCTGGGGGACTGTTAGTTAGCAACCACTGGTTCTGCGCCCCAGGATGCAAGCCGGGAAGCCATGGGGTCGAAGAACTTGCAAAGGCACTTCAAAGCTTCGGACATCCCCTTTGCCATGTCGAAGAATTCGGTGCCTTGTTCGAAAAAAAAGGATTTCGAGTTATTGCCTCGTCTGATGTCCCGACCCCTTACG
Coding sequences:
- the mnmE gene encoding tRNA uridine-5-carboxymethylaminomethyl(34) synthesis GTPase MnmE, whose amino-acid sequence is MKDLSYDTDRPIAALATPWGRSAIAVVRTSGEGCLDLLARTFSRPAALSGAKSHSLTYGHMLDASGLPIEQVVLGVFHAPRGYTGEESVEIYTHGSPSGIQRLLSRLYEVGFSEAAPGEFTLRAFLNGKIDLTEAEAVAEIIDAKSSAAHAMAMDRLSGSLFRSIDALKKRIVEVLASVEVLLDYPEEELLDAPEPDFAPLSEVLHSVEALSATFQEGRLYREGAKVAIAGRTNAGKSSLFNLFLKEDRSIVSDIHGTTRDYIEAWTTIAGIPVCLYDTAGLRDAGHPVEVEGIRRSGKVVDAADLVLYLIDGTTGPSPDEFSLLADQTSAEGQGRYIFVMTRSDLGCQVWDDGVVAVSAVTGQGLDRLQKKMAKCLSAKAPLTSGEPVVDSLRQKRLLDRCSSALQAVLEGVGSRSWDELAMDLKDAVDALGEITGEVTSADILESIFSGFCLGK
- a CDS encoding methyltransferase, producing MDGCNEIPFLMRLAPPTEIKGFGCLLEGYQNYQALIAALDTGICDYLGEKGQSDKEELAKETGINGMFIRPFLATLVDIGVLTVEDGVYANTKAATEFLVSSSAFFQGDQLRTVGKGQWNKLSEAIRRKEPKLNGFSSGPSGAFINALAQRSLQGELQTIVRTITQWDGFHNAKRVLDLGGGHGLYTIALCQENPYLHGLVFDKPHIIETTQRYISQYKMDNRITAKGGDICIDTFGSGYDIVLISHLLYKFRKNLEPIFNKVYDALKPGGLLVSNHWFCAPGCKPGSHGVEELAKALQSFGHPLCHVEEFGALFEKKGFRVIASSDVPTPYGNSRLHLAVKDQDLPCKRTAEERACCCRS